The following coding sequences are from one Patescibacteria group bacterium window:
- a CDS encoding YCF48-related protein, with translation MRKIFFLSAFALVAFLPACSLRLGGSGTPKAQSLADGGVFMSIDRGEAWTQKVFVQDTAQGKQTISGTNAGYFTFHPTSSEILYLSTLENGLWFSENAGEQWTQLGLKVGYVRGLSIDPKATNVLYAGYQNTVQKSLDSGATWTVVYTNQPGNAITQVRLDPFDNRDVYATTDGGVMLKSDDQGTTWRILQQFPGENLKRLVILQNDSRIMFLVTAGKLLRSSDAGVTWTDQPTQSLQKVGGLPVNDFTFTERTPSVMLVTSNAGLFRSRDGGATWNLVPTVIPTSTVPLNAVAINPFDETELYFTAAATFYKSEDNGATWQTLKNVPSSRQFTVLTAHPRRPGTLYLGTLFVGKK, from the coding sequence ATGAGAAAAATTTTCTTCCTTAGCGCGTTTGCTCTCGTAGCGTTCCTTCCAGCTTGCTCCCTTCGCTTGGGGGGTAGCGGAACCCCCAAAGCCCAAAGCCTGGCTGACGGTGGCGTCTTCATGTCCATAGACCGTGGGGAAGCGTGGACGCAAAAAGTATTTGTGCAAGACACAGCGCAGGGGAAGCAAACCATTAGCGGCACCAACGCTGGGTACTTCACCTTCCACCCAACAAGTTCGGAGATCCTCTACCTGAGTACCCTGGAGAACGGCTTGTGGTTTAGTGAGAATGCTGGTGAGCAGTGGACGCAACTTGGTTTGAAAGTAGGCTACGTTCGAGGGTTGAGTATTGATCCAAAAGCGACGAACGTACTATACGCCGGATACCAAAATACGGTGCAGAAGAGTCTTGACAGTGGTGCGACGTGGACCGTGGTGTATACCAACCAGCCTGGCAATGCAATCACGCAGGTGCGCCTTGATCCGTTTGATAACCGAGATGTCTACGCCACGACTGACGGAGGTGTCATGCTGAAGAGTGATGACCAAGGAACAACTTGGCGCATTCTACAACAGTTTCCTGGCGAAAACTTGAAGCGGCTGGTGATCTTGCAAAATGATTCTCGAATTATGTTTCTGGTGACCGCGGGAAAACTCCTACGCTCTTCTGACGCAGGCGTCACTTGGACCGATCAACCCACGCAGTCACTGCAAAAGGTGGGTGGTTTACCGGTAAACGATTTTACCTTCACCGAACGAACTCCCTCAGTGATGCTCGTCACTAGCAATGCTGGACTTTTCCGCTCACGAGATGGCGGTGCGACGTGGAACTTGGTTCCCACAGTCATTCCCACCAGCACTGTTCCTTTGAACGCCGTGGCGATTAATCCATTTGACGAAACTGAGCTGTACTTCACGGCTGCTGCAACTTTCTACAAATCAGAAGACAATGGTGCAACCTGGCAAACGTTGAAAAACGTTCCCTCAAGCCGGCAATTTACTGTCCTCACTGCTCACCCACGGCGCCCGGGAACGCTGTACTTGGGCACCCTCTTCGTCGGCAAAAAGTAA
- the frr gene encoding ribosome recycling factor, whose amino-acid sequence MLVDQHQESFAKVLDHLHEDLQTLRTGRATPAVVESLLVPVYGTATPLQQLASITSPEPTQLLIQPYDPNIAKDIAKAIQSSPLGITPSIEGISIRLAFPPLTEERRKEMQKVVKEKAEKAKVSIRSIREGVQKDLKQAKADNELSEDMQKAEEKALQEVVDSFVGKISEMASRKDAELMQI is encoded by the coding sequence ATGCTTGTTGATCAACACCAAGAATCATTTGCAAAAGTTTTGGATCACCTCCACGAAGATTTGCAGACGTTGCGCACAGGTCGGGCAACCCCAGCAGTTGTGGAATCGCTCTTGGTGCCGGTCTACGGCACTGCCACACCTTTGCAGCAACTTGCAAGCATCACCTCACCTGAACCAACCCAGCTGCTCATTCAGCCCTACGATCCAAACATCGCCAAAGATATTGCGAAAGCAATTCAGTCTTCACCTTTGGGGATTACCCCAAGCATTGAAGGTATAAGCATTCGTTTAGCTTTCCCGCCCCTCACCGAGGAACGGAGAAAGGAAATGCAAAAGGTGGTAAAGGAAAAAGCGGAAAAAGCGAAGGTGAGTATTCGTAGCATTCGGGAGGGAGTGCAAAAGGATCTGAAGCAAGCAAAGGCAGATAATGAGCTTTCGGAGGATATGCAAAAAGCTGAAGAAAAAGCTTTACAAGAAGTAGTTGACAGTTTTGTAGGAAAAATTTCTGAGATGGCCAGCCGCAAAGATGCGGAGCTGATGCAAATCTAA
- a CDS encoding site-2 protease family protein, whose protein sequence is MSTLLTFIVVLGLLVFVHELGHFVVARLCGIKVDEFGFGFPPRLWGFRRKDTVYSINWIPLGGFVRLHGEDKNERGPGTFLAQKAWKRTLVIVAGVTMNVVLAAFLFGIGFMRGLPADVGSGVPAGATIRNPQVQIVEVPEASPAATAGLQVGDALVRLNGETITDIPSAQDAAKRAGEVEVPVVIRRGDAEQTVQVTLKKLEGLERPGLGVSLAHTGMVSFGFFRSLWEGVLTAGRSFGYIVVAFKDFFVNLLVHREVGADVAGPVGIAVLTGQVARLGFAYLLQFTALLSLNLALINVLPIPALDGGRLLFLLLEKLRGKPVSTLLEAKIHNAGFVVLIGLIAVVTFRDILNLSAVQDFFQRLF, encoded by the coding sequence ATGTCTACTTTACTCACCTTCATTGTCGTTCTTGGTCTCCTGGTCTTTGTCCATGAACTTGGCCACTTTGTGGTGGCCCGGCTTTGCGGTATTAAAGTAGACGAATTTGGTTTTGGCTTCCCTCCGCGGCTGTGGGGATTTCGCCGGAAAGACACGGTCTACAGTATTAACTGGATTCCTCTTGGTGGGTTTGTGCGCCTTCATGGCGAGGATAAGAATGAGCGAGGTCCAGGAACATTCCTGGCGCAGAAGGCGTGGAAACGCACCCTGGTCATTGTCGCTGGGGTTACGATGAACGTCGTCCTTGCCGCATTCCTCTTTGGCATAGGCTTCATGCGCGGTCTCCCAGCAGATGTAGGGAGCGGTGTTCCAGCAGGGGCAACGATCCGCAATCCACAAGTGCAAATTGTTGAAGTGCCAGAGGCAAGTCCGGCTGCCACTGCCGGGTTGCAGGTAGGGGATGCCTTGGTACGTTTGAATGGTGAAACCATTACGGATATTCCAAGTGCGCAAGACGCTGCCAAACGCGCTGGCGAGGTGGAAGTCCCAGTGGTTATCCGCCGAGGTGATGCTGAGCAAACTGTGCAGGTGACTCTGAAGAAACTGGAAGGACTGGAACGGCCTGGGCTTGGTGTTTCACTTGCACATACTGGCATGGTGTCTTTTGGCTTCTTCCGTTCCCTGTGGGAAGGCGTGCTCACTGCAGGTCGATCTTTTGGGTACATTGTGGTTGCCTTCAAAGATTTCTTCGTCAATTTACTCGTCCACCGAGAAGTGGGTGCCGATGTGGCTGGACCAGTTGGCATTGCGGTGCTCACCGGCCAAGTTGCCAGGCTCGGCTTTGCGTACCTGTTGCAGTTCACAGCGCTGCTCTCCTTGAACCTCGCGTTGATCAATGTCCTGCCCATTCCTGCCCTTGATGGTGGCCGGTTACTCTTCCTCCTTTTGGAAAAACTTCGAGGAAAACCCGTAAGTACACTTTTGGAAGCAAAAATTCACAATGCGGGGTTTGTGGTGCTCATTGGACTCATTGCGGTCGTGACTTTCCGAGATATTCTCAACCTTTCAGCGGTGCAGGATTTCTTCCAGCGCCTTTTCTAA
- a CDS encoding aminoacyl--tRNA ligase-related protein, protein MLQSHLFIPTRKQPPADEPSKNGQLLAQAGYVDRLHAGAYSWLPLGLMVLNRVANVVREEHAAIGAQEVLLPALQVPGVWEETGRWESLGKEVMYQWKDQSGHPFGLATTHEEVMVDLVRRGVQSYRDLPQALYQIQWKFRNEARAKSGVIRGREFLMKDLYSFNVDANAHAAYYQTVQEAYKRIFLRFGLNALVTEASGGSFTKQHSHEFQVPSDAGEDRILTCAACGYAQNVELGESNQCPSCKAEAKIVKSIEVGNTFNFGNTYGDSMKLTAVDTQGKPQPLYVASYGIGISRLVGTLAEVFADEKGLVWPAAAAPFAAHVLILGSGTTGKANALELEKQSLARGHAVLVDDRDVSAGFKLKDADLLGMPWRIVCSDRHGEQVELTERRNGNTKIVPLAEALATMHQV, encoded by the coding sequence ATGTTGCAAAGCCATCTTTTCATCCCAACCCGAAAACAGCCACCTGCGGATGAGCCATCCAAAAATGGACAACTCCTCGCCCAGGCTGGGTACGTTGACCGGCTGCATGCCGGTGCATACTCATGGCTCCCTCTTGGTCTCATGGTGTTGAATCGGGTGGCGAACGTCGTACGGGAAGAGCATGCCGCAATTGGCGCGCAGGAAGTCCTCTTGCCGGCATTGCAGGTACCCGGGGTTTGGGAAGAAACTGGCCGTTGGGAGAGTTTGGGAAAAGAAGTCATGTACCAGTGGAAAGACCAGTCTGGTCACCCATTTGGTTTAGCCACGACGCATGAAGAGGTGATGGTTGATTTGGTTCGACGGGGAGTGCAAAGTTACCGTGACTTGCCCCAAGCGCTCTACCAAATCCAGTGGAAATTCCGGAATGAAGCCAGGGCAAAGTCTGGCGTCATCCGTGGCCGGGAATTTCTCATGAAAGATTTGTACTCCTTCAACGTGGATGCGAACGCGCATGCAGCCTACTACCAAACAGTACAGGAGGCGTATAAGCGAATTTTTTTACGATTCGGTTTGAACGCGTTGGTGACTGAAGCCTCAGGCGGAAGCTTCACCAAGCAACACTCGCATGAATTCCAGGTTCCCAGTGATGCCGGTGAAGATCGGATTTTGACATGTGCTGCCTGCGGGTACGCGCAGAACGTTGAACTTGGAGAGTCAAACCAGTGCCCAAGCTGCAAGGCTGAAGCAAAAATAGTGAAGTCCATTGAAGTTGGAAATACGTTCAATTTTGGAAACACGTATGGTGACTCAATGAAGCTCACGGCAGTGGACACGCAGGGGAAGCCGCAGCCACTCTACGTTGCTAGTTACGGGATTGGCATCTCACGGCTGGTTGGCACTTTGGCAGAAGTCTTTGCAGATGAGAAGGGATTGGTGTGGCCAGCCGCTGCCGCGCCTTTTGCGGCGCACGTGCTCATCCTTGGGAGCGGAACCACAGGCAAAGCCAATGCACTTGAGCTAGAAAAGCAGAGTCTGGCTCGTGGTCATGCAGTACTCGTCGATGACCGTGATGTGTCTGCTGGGTTTAAGCTCAAAGACGCTGACCTGCTGGGTATGCCCTGGCGCATCGTGTGCAGTGACCGCCATGGGGAACAAGTGGAATTAACTGAACGTCGGAACGGGAATACAAAAATTGTCCCCCTCGCCGAAGCACTCGCTACAATGCACCAGGTATGA
- a CDS encoding rod shape-determining protein: MIFDRFLGKFSRDLGIDLGTSSTLVYVKGRGIMINEPSVVAVNTRTEQILAVGTDARKMVGKTPSHIIAAKPMVDGVISDFEVTEKMLRYFVEKVHKEGFTLVPRPRVVIGIPLGVTEVERKAVEDATLHAGAREVFLIEQPMAAAIGSRLPVQEAAGLLVVDIGGGTTDIAVISLGGVVTWRSLRNAGNAFDASIIQYAREHFNLLIGERSAEDVKIAIGSAIEEHDQLETKVRGRDLITGLPKEITITGEHIREALARNLNQLVESIGTVIEATPPELVADIHTRGILLTGGGALLRGLPERIHRETKIAVHVADDPLTAVVRGTGIVLEELDTLRNILVLSSDGSGGSGVKH; this comes from the coding sequence ATGATTTTTGACCGCTTCCTTGGAAAATTTTCCCGCGACCTTGGCATTGACCTTGGGACTTCCAGTACGCTCGTGTACGTCAAAGGCCGAGGGATTATGATTAACGAGCCATCCGTGGTGGCAGTGAACACGCGCACTGAGCAGATTCTTGCCGTGGGAACTGATGCCCGGAAGATGGTGGGAAAAACGCCGAGCCATATCATTGCTGCCAAGCCCATGGTGGATGGTGTTATATCTGACTTTGAAGTAACAGAAAAGATGCTGCGCTACTTTGTGGAGAAAGTGCATAAGGAAGGTTTTACGCTCGTCCCGCGCCCACGCGTGGTCATTGGTATTCCCTTGGGTGTAACCGAAGTCGAGCGGAAAGCCGTTGAAGATGCCACCTTGCACGCAGGCGCACGAGAAGTATTCCTCATTGAGCAACCTATGGCCGCCGCTATAGGGTCGCGTCTGCCTGTGCAAGAAGCGGCAGGGTTACTCGTTGTCGATATTGGGGGTGGAACCACAGATATCGCCGTTATTTCGTTGGGTGGTGTAGTAACCTGGCGAAGCCTTCGGAATGCTGGCAATGCTTTTGACGCCAGCATCATCCAGTACGCGCGTGAACATTTTAACTTGCTTATTGGTGAGCGGTCAGCCGAAGATGTGAAAATTGCCATTGGCTCCGCAATTGAAGAGCATGATCAGCTGGAGACAAAAGTGCGCGGTCGGGATTTAATCACCGGCTTACCAAAGGAAATCACCATTACTGGCGAACATATTCGAGAAGCGCTAGCCCGAAATTTGAACCAGCTTGTAGAGAGTATTGGAACGGTTATTGAGGCAACGCCACCTGAATTGGTCGCGGATATTCATACCCGTGGCATTTTGCTCACTGGTGGTGGCGCATTACTACGTGGCCTGCCAGAACGGATTCATCGAGAAACGAAAATTGCAGTGCACGTTGCCGATGATCCACTGACAGCGGTGGTGCGCGGGACTGGTATTGTCCTAGAAGAACTTGATACGTTACGGAATATTCTCGTCCTCTCTTCTGATGGATCGGGGGGCAGTGGAGTGAAGCATTAA
- the mreC gene encoding rod shape-determining protein MreC, whose translation MAAIRLSSRGWTIVVSVGIMLALIIGILEPVRGVATRVVAPVGQVAYQVFQWVDGRLAQRQTTKDAQAALARLQEQLTETQRALAQAQQQLVDLHLVRTEKAFIEGRHLQGIPVHVIGRSSVNAQELLVDAGGQQGIRQGAAVLAPAGVLVGMVREVAESTASIQLLTSSSTNVAVRTRKPDGPPGIVVGERGTGLRLTLVPQNEELKSGDLVITADVQPSIPSGLLVGSITNIDAQPGALFQSATVLPATAYDRLSVLTVLVQ comes from the coding sequence ATGGCCGCAATCCGCCTTTCCAGCCGTGGTTGGACTATTGTGGTGAGCGTCGGCATTATGCTCGCTTTGATCATTGGCATTCTGGAGCCTGTACGTGGCGTTGCCACACGAGTTGTTGCACCTGTTGGCCAAGTGGCCTACCAGGTATTCCAGTGGGTTGATGGCCGTTTGGCACAACGGCAGACCACCAAAGATGCACAAGCAGCATTGGCTCGTCTGCAAGAGCAATTGACGGAAACCCAGCGCGCCTTAGCGCAGGCCCAGCAGCAGCTAGTTGATCTCCATTTAGTGCGTACCGAAAAGGCATTCATTGAGGGTCGTCATTTGCAGGGAATTCCTGTGCATGTCATAGGCCGATCGTCAGTCAATGCGCAGGAGCTTCTCGTCGACGCTGGTGGGCAGCAGGGGATTCGGCAAGGTGCAGCGGTCCTTGCCCCAGCGGGTGTGCTGGTGGGCATGGTGCGTGAAGTAGCAGAAAGCACTGCGTCTATTCAGCTCCTCACCTCCAGTAGTACAAATGTTGCTGTCCGCACACGGAAGCCCGATGGCCCACCCGGCATTGTGGTAGGGGAGCGTGGTACTGGACTACGCCTTACGCTCGTTCCCCAAAATGAAGAATTGAAATCAGGAGACTTGGTTATTACCGCTGATGTGCAGCCAAGCATTCCCAGTGGTTTACTCGTTGGTAGCATTACAAATATTGATGCACAACCTGGTGCTCTTTTCCAAAGTGCGACGGTACTGCCAGCAACGGCGTACGACCGGCTTTCCGTCTTGACTGTGCTTGTCCAATGA
- the mrdA gene encoding penicillin-binding protein 2 — translation MAHANPFDLVPTSGLGRSRVVRNFRSFELEDASLEALTSDVPTIKHQVYSHRFFALAFACSLILGGLMFRGAWLQVVHGSAFRASAEDNRLRIITTPAPRGIITDRNGKALVENVAEFTFGIIPADLPKVEAERTSHLLRIATAAKRPLSEVVEIISGENGRTTEFLALRDHLTYTEAMQLKLSMQDEPAVRVDATPRRHYLGNVLFTGVLGYTGKLTKEEWDELKLAANREYRKSDVIGKTGLELSYEAQLRGVSGKASVEVNAELREQKVISAQDAQPGQTLQTTLDFDVQKALSEAANAAIRNLPTSGAAAVAIDPRTGGIIALVSAPSYDANTFVSGLSQEAYKELTDNPKRPLYFRPLSGEYPSGSTVKPIIAAAALDQGVITPSTSIMSTGGIRIDKWFFPDWKPGGHGSTDVGKAIADSVNTFFYTIGGGTDTFEGLGIERMTQYARAFGLGAPTGIDLPGERGGFLPSKAWKEQTKKEPWYIGDTYHFAIGQGDLLVTPLQMALAISAIANGGTLYKPHVLSSFQSADGHTTSAFRPTALRQTTASPDAVQTVREAMRQAVTNGSARRLQSLGVAAGGKTGTAQFGNEGKTHGWFVGFAPYDHPTIAIAVIVEAGGEGHATALPIAEAGLKAWLAKGTPAS, via the coding sequence ATGGCACACGCTAATCCCTTCGACCTTGTTCCAACCTCAGGCTTGGGACGCTCACGCGTGGTCAGAAACTTTCGAAGTTTTGAATTGGAAGATGCATCCCTGGAAGCCCTCACCTCAGATGTGCCAACAATCAAACACCAGGTGTACAGCCACCGTTTTTTTGCACTCGCCTTCGCATGTTCGCTCATTTTGGGCGGGCTCATGTTTCGTGGAGCCTGGCTGCAGGTCGTCCATGGTAGTGCTTTCCGAGCTTCCGCTGAGGATAACCGGCTGCGCATTATCACGACACCTGCGCCGCGTGGCATTATCACCGACCGAAATGGAAAAGCCCTGGTGGAGAATGTTGCCGAATTTACTTTTGGCATTATCCCGGCTGACTTACCAAAAGTGGAAGCAGAGCGAACTTCTCACCTTCTCCGTATTGCTACTGCAGCAAAGCGACCACTCTCTGAAGTAGTGGAGATCATTTCTGGTGAGAATGGAAGGACAACGGAATTTCTCGCACTCCGTGATCACCTAACGTATACGGAAGCCATGCAGTTGAAACTCAGCATGCAAGACGAACCAGCGGTGCGCGTTGATGCAACTCCTCGTCGTCACTACCTTGGCAATGTGCTCTTCACCGGCGTGCTTGGGTATACCGGAAAATTGACAAAGGAAGAGTGGGACGAATTGAAGCTTGCCGCAAATCGGGAGTACCGGAAGAGTGACGTGATTGGCAAAACTGGCCTAGAGCTTAGTTACGAAGCCCAACTTCGAGGCGTAAGTGGCAAAGCCTCTGTTGAGGTAAATGCAGAATTGCGAGAGCAGAAAGTGATTAGCGCGCAAGATGCGCAACCCGGTCAAACGTTGCAGACCACCCTGGATTTCGATGTGCAGAAGGCCCTGTCTGAAGCAGCAAATGCTGCCATTCGCAACCTGCCAACTTCGGGTGCCGCCGCGGTGGCTATTGACCCGCGGACGGGAGGTATTATTGCGCTTGTGAGTGCACCCAGCTACGACGCAAATACTTTTGTGAGTGGCCTGAGTCAAGAGGCGTACAAAGAGCTCACTGATAATCCCAAACGACCACTGTACTTTCGACCCTTGAGCGGTGAGTACCCATCTGGTTCCACGGTAAAACCCATTATCGCTGCTGCTGCGCTGGATCAAGGGGTCATTACTCCAAGTACTTCCATTATGAGTACCGGTGGTATTCGGATTGACAAATGGTTCTTCCCCGACTGGAAGCCTGGCGGGCACGGAAGTACGGATGTTGGCAAAGCTATCGCTGATTCCGTCAATACCTTTTTCTACACCATTGGCGGTGGGACAGACACTTTTGAGGGTTTGGGTATTGAGCGAATGACGCAGTACGCTCGCGCTTTTGGTTTAGGTGCACCAACGGGCATCGACCTACCAGGTGAGCGGGGTGGTTTCCTCCCCTCCAAAGCATGGAAGGAGCAAACGAAGAAGGAACCCTGGTACATTGGTGATACGTACCACTTTGCCATTGGCCAAGGGGACTTACTCGTCACGCCGTTGCAAATGGCCTTAGCCATTAGTGCGATTGCGAATGGAGGAACGTTGTACAAACCACATGTGCTCAGCAGCTTCCAGTCCGCCGATGGGCATACCACCTCTGCTTTCAGACCAACCGCACTCCGGCAGACCACCGCAAGCCCAGACGCGGTGCAAACTGTACGAGAAGCAATGCGACAAGCAGTGACCAATGGCAGCGCCCGGCGCCTGCAAAGCTTAGGTGTCGCAGCCGGAGGGAAGACTGGAACCGCACAATTTGGCAATGAAGGAAAAACGCATGGCTGGTTTGTGGGATTTGCACCGTATGATCACCCAACTATTGCAATTGCGGTCATTGTAGAAGCAGGTGGCGAAGGACATGCCACAGCCCTCCCAATTGCAGAGGCTGGACTCAAGGCCTGGTTGGCGAAAGGTACCCCGGCGAGTTGA
- the greA gene encoding transcription elongation factor GreA has product MTQKQFLTPEGLEKLTAELQQLKVEKRRELANRIQEAKELGDLSENAEYQEAKNEQSFVEGRILEIEMTLKSAEVIQPSNSGTAQVGSHVTIAMAGKSHTYHIVGSNEADPTNGRISNVSPLGQAFLGRKAGDTASIATPSGEIEAKITKVA; this is encoded by the coding sequence ATGACCCAGAAACAATTTCTCACGCCTGAGGGTTTAGAAAAACTCACCGCTGAATTGCAGCAGCTGAAGGTTGAGAAACGCCGTGAGCTGGCAAACCGCATTCAGGAAGCAAAAGAGTTGGGTGACCTTTCTGAAAATGCAGAGTACCAGGAAGCGAAGAATGAGCAATCCTTTGTGGAAGGCCGAATTTTGGAAATTGAAATGACGCTCAAGAGCGCAGAGGTTATTCAACCATCCAATTCTGGTACGGCGCAGGTTGGTTCGCACGTGACCATTGCCATGGCGGGGAAAAGCCATACCTACCACATTGTGGGTTCCAATGAAGCGGACCCAACGAATGGCCGTATTTCCAATGTGTCGCCGTTGGGCCAAGCCTTCCTTGGTCGGAAGGCGGGGGATACTGCCAGCATTGCCACCCCCAGTGGGGAAATTGAGGCAAAAATTACCAAGGTCGCGTAA
- the lysS gene encoding lysine--tRNA ligase, which translates to MPVDINDERSVRLQRLGELQGAGISAYPSHSMRTHTIAQLIAAFADGGEEVTIVGRLRGVRRHGGSTFLDLEDSTGRFQVFCSKADLAAVYEQLITRLDLGDHVQATGKPFRTKAGSPALHASDVTLLSKALRPLPEQFHGLTDTELRYRRRELDLIANPEARSVARTRSMILRTLRAYLDEAGFLEVETPILQSIASGASAKPFVTHHNTLHEDLYLRVAPELYLKRLIVGGLEKVYEVARCFRNEGMDPQHNPEFTQIEFYAAYWDYQQMLTFCQDVLVHTVEKVHGKLVLEFDGKALDFTPPFAKASYIELLKEHCGVNILEATEQELSAAIAAAGGDADPKAGRGKLIDELWKTAVRPSIQRPTFVTDYPAELSPLAKRSAKDPRVVEMFQLVIAGSELIKAFTELNDPVDQQARFTEQDALRKKGDDEAQYTDEVFVESLEYGMPPTAGAGLGIDRLTSILTGSHSVKEVILFPTLRKN; encoded by the coding sequence ATGCCTGTGGATATTAATGACGAACGAAGTGTCCGATTGCAACGCCTGGGTGAGCTCCAGGGCGCGGGTATTTCGGCGTACCCAAGTCACTCGATGCGGACGCATACCATTGCGCAGCTCATCGCAGCCTTTGCCGATGGGGGCGAGGAAGTAACCATCGTTGGGCGGCTACGTGGCGTGCGCCGCCATGGCGGCTCCACATTTTTGGATCTTGAGGACAGTACTGGTCGCTTTCAGGTTTTTTGCAGTAAAGCGGATTTGGCAGCAGTGTACGAGCAGCTCATCACTCGGTTGGATTTAGGTGACCACGTCCAAGCGACAGGTAAACCTTTCCGTACCAAAGCTGGTTCACCGGCACTCCACGCTTCAGACGTGACGCTGCTCAGTAAGGCGCTCCGCCCTTTACCTGAACAATTTCACGGTTTGACCGATACAGAACTTCGGTACCGTCGCCGTGAGCTTGACTTGATTGCCAACCCCGAAGCTCGGTCCGTCGCCCGAACTCGGTCGATGATTCTCCGTACCCTGCGTGCGTACCTGGATGAAGCCGGTTTTTTGGAAGTGGAAACCCCAATATTACAATCTATTGCCAGTGGCGCTTCCGCAAAGCCTTTTGTGACACATCACAACACCTTGCACGAAGACCTCTACCTCCGCGTGGCACCAGAGCTCTACCTGAAACGTTTAATCGTGGGCGGTTTGGAAAAGGTGTACGAAGTTGCACGTTGCTTCCGGAACGAGGGTATGGATCCGCAGCATAATCCGGAGTTTACCCAAATTGAATTCTACGCAGCGTACTGGGACTACCAGCAGATGCTCACGTTCTGCCAGGATGTGCTGGTGCACACTGTGGAAAAGGTGCACGGCAAACTGGTATTGGAATTTGATGGGAAGGCCCTGGACTTCACGCCGCCCTTCGCCAAAGCCTCATACATTGAGCTCCTGAAGGAACATTGCGGCGTCAATATTTTAGAAGCGACTGAGCAGGAACTTTCCGCCGCCATTGCAGCAGCCGGAGGAGACGCAGACCCCAAGGCTGGTCGTGGCAAACTCATTGACGAACTGTGGAAGACGGCGGTTCGGCCATCCATCCAACGCCCAACATTCGTAACAGATTATCCAGCTGAACTCTCGCCACTCGCCAAACGCTCAGCGAAAGATCCACGCGTGGTAGAAATGTTCCAGCTGGTCATTGCCGGCAGTGAGCTTATCAAAGCTTTTACAGAGTTGAATGACCCAGTTGACCAGCAGGCTCGTTTTACGGAGCAAGATGCCTTACGGAAAAAAGGTGATGATGAAGCGCAGTATACTGACGAAGTATTTGTGGAATCTCTAGAGTACGGCATGCCGCCAACCGCGGGCGCTGGTCTGGGCATTGACCGGCTCACGAGTATTCTCACCGGCAGTCATAGTGTGAAAGAAGTGATTCTCTTTCCCACGCTGCGAAAAAATTAG